One part of the Rutidosis leptorrhynchoides isolate AG116_Rl617_1_P2 chromosome 1, CSIRO_AGI_Rlap_v1, whole genome shotgun sequence genome encodes these proteins:
- the LOC139886104 gene encoding uncharacterized mitochondrial protein AtMg01250-like, which yields MAYNGKKKATCMGFGVKWINFIRACLSSSTISILINGSPTKEFSPGRGIRQGDPISPFLFIIAAEGLNILTKCAIANDQFRGICVGHDKIVVSHLQYADDTIFFGEWSKRNTKNISKLLKWFENISGLKVNLKKSNLYGIGVSKKDVEEMDNYIDCSAGSTPFTYLGLPIGTPSTKASTWQPIIGKSDK from the coding sequence ATGGCATATAATGGAAAAAAAAAAGCAACGTGTATGGGTTTCGGTGTCAAATGGATCAACTTTATACGAGCTTGCCTTTCCTCATCTACCATCTCCATTCTCATTAATGGATCCCCGACCAAGGAATTTTCCCCCGGCAGGGGCATTCGCCAAGGTGACCCAATATCTCCCTTTCTTTTCATCATTGCAGCTGAAGGCCTCAACATTCTCACTAAATGTGCAATCGCAAATGATCAATTTCGTGGTATTTGTGTCGGTCACGACAAGATTGTGGTATCCCATCTCCAATACGCGGACGACACAATCTTCTTTGGTGAATGGAGCAAACGCAACACAAAAAATATTTCTAAATTATTAAAATGGTTCGAAAATATTTCTGGTCTAAAGGTAAATCTTAAAAAAAGCAACCTATATGGAATCGGGGTATCAAAAAAGGATGTAGAGGAAATGGATAACTATATCGACTGCTCAGCCGGCTCTACTCCTTTCACATACCTAGGTCTACCCATCGGTACTCCTTCCACAAAAGCTTCCACATGGCAACCAATCATTGGAAAATCCGATAAATGA